GGCGAGGTGTACATGCCGCGCGACGCCTTCACCGAGTACAACAGCGAGCGCATCGAGCGCGGCGAGGACCCCTTCGCCAACCCCCGCAACGCCGCGGCCGGCACGCTCCGCCAGCTCGACCCCTCGATCACGGCCGAGCGACCGCTCTCGATCTTCTTCTTCGGCGTGCTCGACGCGTCGGTCGGTTTCGACTCCCACGGCGCGCTCCACGAGCGGTTCCCCGAGTGGGGGCTGCGAGTGTGTGACCGGACCGCCGTGGTCGACGATATCGACGCCGCCATCGACTACCGGGACCGACAGCTCGACGCGAGGGACGATCTGGACTACGAGATCGACGGCGTCGTGATCAAGGTCGACGACCGCGCCGCCTGTGACCTGCTGGGGTCGACGAGTCGCGCCCCCCGCTGGGCCTTCGCCTACAAGTTCCCGGCGCGCAAGGAACGGACGACGCTGCGTGACGTTGCCGTCCAGGTGGGTCGGACCGGCCGTCTGACGCCCGTCGCGCTCCTCGATCCCGTCGAGGTCGGCGGCGTCACGGTCTCACGGGCGTCGCTGCACAACCCCGCACAGATCGAGGCGCTCGGCGTCGACGCCGGTGACACGGTCCGGATCAAGCGAGCCGGCGACGTGATCCCGGACGTGGTCGAAGTCGTCGAGTCGAGCGGCGAAGCGACGTTTGCCTTCCCCGAGCGCTGCCCGGTCTGTGAGAGCCCGGTCGAGCGCGACGGTCCGATGGCCTTCTGTACCGGCGGCCTGGCTTGTCCCGCCCAGCGCGAACGCGCGATCGAACACTACGCCAGCCGCGACGCGCTGGACATCGAGGGGCTGGGAGAGAAGGCCGTCGCGACGCTCCTGGACGCGGGGCTCGTCGAGAGCCCGGCCGACCTCTACGACCTGACCGTCGACGAACTGGCCGCACTGGAGGGGTGGGGCCAGCGCAGCGCCGAGAACCTCGTCGCGGAGGTCGACGCGACCCGCGAGCCGCCGCTGGCGAACTTCCTGGTGGCGCTGGGCATCCACGAGGCGGGGACGGTCACGGCCCGGAACCTCGCCCGCGAGTTCGGGAGCTTCGAGGCGATCCGCGAGGCCGGCGAGGCCGGCGACACGGACGCGTTCGAGGCCGTCGACGACGTGGGGCCGATCGTCGCAGAGAGCATCTGCGAGTTCTTCCGTGGCGAGCGCAACGAGGCGGTACTCGACGACCTGCTCGACCACGTCGACCCCCAGCCGGCCGACACGGAGACCGGCGACGCGCTCGACGGGCTGACATTCGTGTTCACGGGCTCGCTGGCGGGATACACCCGCAGTGAGGCACAGGAGCTGGTCGAGACCCACGGCGGCGCTGCGACCAGCAGCGTCTCGGGCAACACCGACTATCTCGTCGTCGGCGACAACCCCGGACAGTCAAAGCGCGACGACGCCGCGGCGGAAGGCGTCGAGACGATCGACGAAGGCGCGTTCGAGGACCTGCTGGCCGATCGCGGCATCGAGAACTGAGAGCGCAGTCCCGAGAGGGCTACAGGTCGGCGTCTTCGAACCGGAGGATACCGATCAGGATCGGCAGCGTGATCCAGACGAGCAACATCGCCATCGCGCCCAGCTGGAGCCGGAAGTCCGGGAGCCCCTCGCCGACTTCGGAGGCGAACAGCACGTCGTTCATCAGTGCCTGTCGGAGGATCTGGAAGTCGCCGGTCGGGCTGAGCAACTGGAACACGCGCAGGGTCTCCTGGACTGTCAGGGGCATCCAGCTGGGCCACTGGCCGCTAAGTCTGAGGACGATGACGAACGACGCAGTGTTGATCGCCCGCCAGAGGATGTTGAACAGGAAGTAGAAGCCAAAGACCGAGAGCAGTATGCGGAACCGTGACTCGAAGGTCGCGGACATCCCCGTCGCGACGGAGACGAACGCGACGCCGAACAGCGTCGCCAGTAGGAGGTAGCCGAAGTACTTCGCGGCCTCGAACTCGACGCCGACGACCAGCAGCGCCACCGCTGGCACGAGCATCCCCAGCACGAGCGGGACGACGAACGCGGCTGTCCGGCCCAGCGCCTTCCCCAGGATCACGTCCGTCCGGGAGTGAGGCAGCGACAACAGAATCTTCAGCGACCCGGAGTCGCGTTCGTTGACGATCGCCCCGAACGAGATCGCGATCGCGATCAGCGGGACGATGTACTGGAACAGCATGTGGAGGAGCCCCAGGATGTCCGTGGAGGTGGGATCCCGCTGGACCCACCCGAGCACCGCCGCCGCCAGCGAGACCAGCGCGATGAACCCGATCGTCAGCCCCCACAGGAGGTAGGAGCGGGAGGCGTCCTGGAAGTCCTTGCGCGCGACGGCCTGCCAGCTCATGCTTCTGCCTCCTGGCGCTCGGTGTAGGAGCTGAACACGTCGTCGAGCGACGCCTCCTCGGTCTCGAAGTCCTCGACGCTGACCTCGGCGTCTTCCAGCGCGTTCAGGACCGCCATCTTCTGGTCGCCCTCGCAGGTGACCGTGATGGCGTCGCTGTCGGCACGCACGTCGGAGACGGCGTCCAGTGCCCGGACGGCAGCCACACCGTCGTCGATCTGGCTCGCGGTCCCGCCGACGGTGACCGTCAGCGTGAGGCCGGTGTCGTAGGCCTCGCGCAGCCCCTCGATGGTGTCTTTGGCGACCAGTTCGCCCTCTCTGAGGATCCCGACAGTGTCACAGACGGCCTCGACCTGCCCGAGGATGTGCGAGGAGAAGAAGACGGTCGCGCCGCGTTCGTTCTCCTCGCGGACGATCTCCTGCATCATCCGCGCGCCGTTGGGGTCGAGCCCGGAGGAGGGCTCGTCGAGGATCAACAGGTCGGGCTCGCCGACCAGCGCCATCGCCAGCACGAGCCGCTGGGACATCCCCTTGGAGTACCCCCCCGCCTTGCGCTTTGCATCTTCCTCGCTGAGGCCGACCCGATCCAGAAGTGCGTGCGGGTCGTCGTCGGCGTCTTTCGACTCGATCGCGAACTCCAGGTGCTGGAGCCCGGTCAGGCGGTCGTACACGTCGTACCCCTCCGGCAGGACGCCGGTCCGTTCGCGGATCCGCGTGGAGTCCTCGTAGGAGTCGTATCCCAGCACCTCCGCGCGACCCTCCGTGGGCCGGACGAAGTCCAGCAGGATGTTGATGCTCGTCGACTTCCCAGCGCCGTTGGGGCCGAGGAAGCCGAAGATCTCACCCTCTTCGACGGTGAGATCCACCTCCTGTAGCGCGGTCACGCCGTCGAACCGCTTCGTTACTCCGTCCAGTTCTATTGCAGCCATACGCGCCGAATTTACCCCGGTGACGTAAAATCTTCGTGGAACTGACTCGTCGCGTCCCGGCAGGCGTCTGCACTCGTCGCGCCGCTCGGGGACCCTAGATCTCGTCGTCGGGAGCGAACTGCTCACGAACCCGCTCGGCCTCGCGAGCGTACCGCTCGCGTTCGTCATCGTCCGCGACGGGCTCTAGGTCCTCGACCGGGACCTCCGTGGCCGCGGTCGGTGGCTGCTGGCGCAACATCGTCGTCGACCGCTGGCTCGTCTGTGCGCGCTCGCCGTCCGGCGTCGCGTACACCAGCGTCACGAGGTTCTTGTCCCAGTAGTCCCGTTCGACCAGCCAGCACTGCACGGTCTCGGTCATTACTCCCCCTTCGCCGCCGACGGTTTAGGGCCTGTGGGTCCGGCGGCCTCACAGGACGCCGACGTTGAACGAGGCGATCGTCAGCAGCAACGCGACGACCGACACGAAGACGCCGCCGAGGATGATGAGCCGGTACTGGACCTCCCGGCGCGAGGGGAGTTCTTGCAGTAGCTTCGAGATGTGGTCGTCGGCGACTTTGAACGCTTTCACGCTCTCTTCCATCGACTTGGCCTTCTTCTCGCGCCCTTTGACCATCTGCTCTCGGATGGTCTGGAGGCGTCGCTCGCTCTCTGCCTTGCTCGGGGCGTCCAGTCGGGTGATCGTGTACAGGGTCGGTGCCACTCGCTCGTTGAAGTACTGGTCGAGCTTCTTGTCGGGCACGGACTGTGCGCTGTCGAACGCGGCACGCTGGATGTGAGCTTCCATCTCGCCGAGGTTCTCTCTGGCCCCGTCGATGTCGTCCTGTTCCAGATCGTTGAAGATCTTGCTCATGTGGTCCAGTGCGTCCCGAAAGTTCGTCATCGCGACCCAGTTGTGCTCGCCGCGCTCCTCTTCGGCCCAGATGTGTGTCCGCTTTGCCCGCTCGTAGGGCTCTCCGAGGAGGCGTTCGAGCTCGGTCAGGATCTCCGCTTCAGTCTCGGGGTCGTCGACGACGCTGTTGCGCAGATCGTCGAGATCGCTCCTGTCGAGTGGTGACTGGCGGTCCTCCATGCGCTGATGGAGCTAGAGTCCCAGCCGTTGCTTGATGCGCTCTCGACGCGACCGGTACTCGGACTTGTCGACCACGTCAAGCCGGTCGGTGTCCTTGTACCCCTCTCTGGCACCGTTGGGGTGGTGTGGTTTCGTGATCTCGATGTCGGATCGCTCCTCGAACTCGTGGATCGGCATCTCGGCGAGTTCCTCGGCCTCGATCCCGGCGCTCTTGGCGGTCTCTTCGGTCAAAAACTGGAAGAATTCGTCGCCGTCCATCGCTTCGTACTG
Above is a genomic segment from Halomicrobium sp. LC1Hm containing:
- the ligA gene encoding NAD-dependent DNA ligase LigA — protein: MSSETEPTPPPDNPYVEDPSTDFAPVEQLSQDEAREQAAALREAIRYHDYRYYVQADPVIGDRAYDALFSRLGALEDAFDLDRGDSPTQRVGGEPLDELASVEHVAPMGSIDQGGEADEVREFDRRVRDRLADAGYEDEIDYFCEPKFDGLSVEIVYEDGRYQRAATRGDGEVGEDVTENVRTIASVPQRLRGDYPDYLAVRGEVYMPRDAFTEYNSERIERGEDPFANPRNAAAGTLRQLDPSITAERPLSIFFFGVLDASVGFDSHGALHERFPEWGLRVCDRTAVVDDIDAAIDYRDRQLDARDDLDYEIDGVVIKVDDRAACDLLGSTSRAPRWAFAYKFPARKERTTLRDVAVQVGRTGRLTPVALLDPVEVGGVTVSRASLHNPAQIEALGVDAGDTVRIKRAGDVIPDVVEVVESSGEATFAFPERCPVCESPVERDGPMAFCTGGLACPAQRERAIEHYASRDALDIEGLGEKAVATLLDAGLVESPADLYDLTVDELAALEGWGQRSAENLVAEVDATREPPLANFLVALGIHEAGTVTARNLAREFGSFEAIREAGEAGDTDAFEAVDDVGPIVAESICEFFRGERNEAVLDDLLDHVDPQPADTETGDALDGLTFVFTGSLAGYTRSEAQELVETHGGAATSSVSGNTDYLVVGDNPGQSKRDDAAAEGVETIDEGAFEDLLADRGIEN
- a CDS encoding ABC transporter permease — translated: MSWQAVARKDFQDASRSYLLWGLTIGFIALVSLAAAVLGWVQRDPTSTDILGLLHMLFQYIVPLIAIAISFGAIVNERDSGSLKILLSLPHSRTDVILGKALGRTAAFVVPLVLGMLVPAVALLVVGVEFEAAKYFGYLLLATLFGVAFVSVATGMSATFESRFRILLSVFGFYFLFNILWRAINTASFVIVLRLSGQWPSWMPLTVQETLRVFQLLSPTGDFQILRQALMNDVLFASEVGEGLPDFRLQLGAMAMLLVWITLPILIGILRFEDADL
- a CDS encoding ABC transporter ATP-binding protein — translated: MAAIELDGVTKRFDGVTALQEVDLTVEEGEIFGFLGPNGAGKSTSINILLDFVRPTEGRAEVLGYDSYEDSTRIRERTGVLPEGYDVYDRLTGLQHLEFAIESKDADDDPHALLDRVGLSEEDAKRKAGGYSKGMSQRLVLAMALVGEPDLLILDEPSSGLDPNGARMMQEIVREENERGATVFFSSHILGQVEAVCDTVGILREGELVAKDTIEGLREAYDTGLTLTVTVGGTASQIDDGVAAVRALDAVSDVRADSDAITVTCEGDQKMAVLNALEDAEVSVEDFETEEASLDDVFSSYTERQEAEA